Proteins from a genomic interval of Gadus macrocephalus chromosome 2, ASM3116895v1:
- the LOC132474171 gene encoding LOW QUALITY PROTEIN: uncharacterized protein LOC132474171 (The sequence of the model RefSeq protein was modified relative to this genomic sequence to represent the inferred CDS: inserted 1 base in 1 codon) translates to MVSPTQVRKRQRLVAARFVWHGLKKDVRDWANTCLECQRAKVHRHTKAPLELFPVPERRFDHVNVDLVGPLPSSHGFTYLLTMVDRTTRWPEAVPLTSLASVEMTRAFISTWVARFGTPSDISSDRGAQFTSELWSAVAQSLGVKLHHTTAYHPQANGLFVPASKTAXWVDKLPWVLLGIRTAPKEDLQSSAELVYGQPLRVPGDFIPGTTVPWSATLQRSTLLDNARLFAPVPTSRHGLPQSHIPAGLRTAAYVFIRHNAHRGPLRPPYEGPFRVLETGDKHFVVDMGGRPERLSIDRLKPAHLDLARPIDLAQPPRRGRPPALPLPGLPPAPLPTGTPTLHAPYPCHGGTPAATVAPRPPVRRSRCGRLIRPPRR, encoded by the exons ATGGTCTCTCCCACCCAGGTTCGAAAGCGTCAGAGATTGGTGGCCGCTAGGTTTGTTTGGCATGGCCTCAAGAAGGACGTTAGGGACTGGGCTAACACCTGTCTGGAGTGCCAGCGGGCCAAAGTGCACCGCCACACTAAAGCCCCGTTGGAGTTGTTCCCAGTGCCGGAGAGACGTTTTGACCATGTCAACGTGGATCTGGTCggccctctgccctcctctcacGGTTTCACCTACCTGTTGACCATGGTTGACAGGACCACCCGTTGGCCTGAGGCTGTGCCACTGACGTCGCTAGCATCTGTCGAAATGACACGGGCATTTATCAGCACCTGGGTTGCCCGTTTCGGCACTCCTTCCGACATATCCTCCGACCGGGGCGCGCAGTTTACGTCTGAGCTGTGGAGCGCTGTCGCACAGAGCCTCGGGGTGAAACTCCACCACACTACCGCATATCACCCACAGGCTAACGGACTCTTCGTGCCAGCCTCAAAGACAG ACTGGGTCGACAAGCTCCCGTGGGTACTGCTTGGCATCAGGACTGCACCAAAGGAAGACCTACAGTCCTCCGCAGAGCTTGTTTATGGCCAGCCGCTGCGGGTTCCAGGGGATTTCATCCCTGGCACCACCGTTCCTTGGTCTGCCACCCTCCAGCGGTCCACGCTACTGGACAATGCGAGGCTTTTCGCACCTGTCCCCACTTCCCGTCACGGCCTCCCTCAGTCGCACATCCCCGCTGGGCTTCGCACGGCTGCCTACGTTTTCATTCGCCACAACGCCCACAGGGGACCGCTACGCCCGCCCTACGAGGGCCCGTTCCGGGTGTTGGAGACGGGGGACAAACATTTTGTGGTGGACATGGGCGGCAGGCCGGAGCGACTCTCCATTGACCGCCTCAAGCCAGCTCACTTGGACCTGGCCAGACCCATTGACTTGGCTCAGCCCCCGCGGCGCGGGCGACCTCCAGCTCTGCCCCTGCCGGGCCtgccccctgctcccctccctaccggaaCTCCCACACTCCATGCCCCATACCCGTGTCATGGCGGGACGCCTGCCGCAACCGTGGCTCCTCGACCCCCCGTACGACGCAGCCGTTGTGGCCGGTTAATACGCCCGCCCCGGCGATGA